From the genome of Gemmatimonadaceae bacterium, one region includes:
- a CDS encoding carboxypeptidase regulatory-like domain-containing protein, whose product MGRSAQGLLASELSDASAPLIAEWIEYERTLDTTARFVRAQRIRSTRSATTHAFRSASWSELADQGYVVDQDDGTVFHAPDADVLLSDSFASLHCFHVEPAGPDQPNEIGVAFRPSRERRRVSDIEGTFWIDRASSELRRLEYRYTNLPAIAERARPGGLVEFLRLASGSWLVQRWSIRMPQLMLTAPTTMRRRGVTVTASATTLQAVRMVGGEVSRVERADSTLYVGRGASLVVRVSSSDSTLSRADTRITLDGSDYELLTDTDGRGRLTPILPGQYRLRAQTPLMDSLGVLSDPVDVTVRVDDVREVTVLLPDAITLLRRVCGTESGTALGTHVRGVVVDSAAMPAAGASVRVSWQRQIAVVSDRVMWSDQSVSTQTDSLGLWQLCDVPREVGVLVRVQSSVGEGRASTRLATGARFGSLRVVARAVDGPAMARDGGEAIVTVSVMDSLSRPVPEVLVVVTAANGVPQRLRSDSLGRAVARLGSPGMLTVDVRKVGFASGTVTADVDRGENTIPIVLEGSSVPRLSAVRVVGDRPVNARHSDFERRQARGDATTSLSAADIERRRPASTWQLLTRVPSLQVLDSAGYIYAKSSRMSTILCWPRVAIDGIVQTGRPNLALLPPPTEIFGIEVFAGSARVPLEYGGEGEERYCGLIAIWTK is encoded by the coding sequence GTGGGAAGAAGCGCGCAAGGCCTGTTGGCGTCGGAACTGTCCGACGCGTCGGCGCCCCTGATCGCCGAGTGGATTGAATACGAGCGGACGCTGGACACCACCGCGCGCTTTGTGCGCGCCCAGCGCATTCGCTCGACCCGCTCGGCCACCACGCACGCCTTTCGCAGTGCGTCGTGGAGCGAATTGGCGGACCAGGGATACGTCGTGGATCAGGATGACGGCACCGTTTTTCACGCACCGGATGCCGACGTGCTGCTGTCCGATTCGTTCGCGTCGCTGCACTGTTTCCATGTGGAGCCGGCGGGTCCGGACCAACCGAATGAGATTGGTGTGGCATTCCGCCCGTCCCGCGAGCGCCGCCGGGTGAGCGACATTGAAGGCACCTTCTGGATTGACCGCGCGAGCAGCGAGCTGCGGAGACTGGAGTATCGATACACCAACCTGCCCGCCATCGCCGAACGGGCACGGCCGGGCGGTCTGGTGGAATTCCTGCGATTGGCGTCGGGCTCGTGGCTGGTGCAACGATGGAGCATTCGCATGCCGCAACTCATGCTGACAGCTCCAACCACCATGCGGCGACGCGGTGTGACCGTCACGGCGTCAGCGACGACCCTGCAGGCTGTGCGCATGGTGGGTGGCGAGGTGTCGCGGGTGGAGCGTGCCGACAGCACCCTGTACGTCGGGCGCGGCGCATCGCTGGTGGTTCGTGTGTCGTCGTCCGATTCAACGCTGTCGCGCGCCGACACGCGTATCACACTGGATGGTTCGGACTATGAACTCCTGACCGACACCGACGGTCGCGGACGGCTCACGCCGATCCTGCCAGGGCAGTATCGTCTCCGTGCACAGACGCCGCTCATGGATTCGCTGGGCGTGTTGTCCGATCCGGTCGACGTCACGGTGCGCGTTGACGACGTGCGCGAAGTGACGGTGCTGTTGCCCGATGCGATCACCTTGTTGCGCCGTGTGTGTGGTACGGAGTCCGGCACCGCGCTCGGCACGCATGTCCGCGGCGTTGTCGTGGACTCCGCCGCTATGCCCGCGGCCGGGGCATCAGTCCGGGTGTCCTGGCAACGACAGATTGCGGTGGTCAGCGATCGGGTCATGTGGAGCGATCAATCGGTCTCGACGCAAACGGATAGTCTGGGTCTGTGGCAGCTGTGCGACGTGCCGCGGGAGGTGGGTGTGCTGGTACGCGTGCAGTCAAGTGTCGGGGAAGGGCGAGCGTCGACACGTCTGGCCACGGGCGCACGCTTCGGATCGTTGCGCGTGGTGGCACGCGCGGTGGATGGGCCGGCGATGGCGCGCGACGGCGGGGAAGCCATTGTCACCGTCAGCGTGATGGACAGCCTGTCGCGTCCCGTGCCTGAGGTCCTGGTGGTTGTCACGGCGGCGAACGGTGTACCACAGCGCTTGCGCTCCGATTCACTGGGGCGCGCCGTTGCGAGGCTCGGGTCACCGGGTATGCTCACGGTGGATGTGCGCAAGGTGGGATTCGCCTCGGGCACTGTCACCGCCGACGTGGACCGCGGCGAGAACACGATTCCCATCGTCCTCGAGGGGTCGTCCGTGCCTCGACTCTCGGCGGTACGCGTGGTGGGTGACCGGCCGGTCAACGCACGGCACAGTGATTTCGAGCGCCGTCAAGCGCGCGGCGACGCCACGACATCACTTTCTGCAGCGGACATCGAACGGCGGCGACCGGCCAGCACATGGCAGTTGCTGACCCGCGTTCCATCGCTGCAAGTCCTCGACAGCGCCGGCTACATCTATGCCAAGTCATCGCGCATGTCGACCATCCTCTGCTGGCCCCGCGTGGCGATCGACGGCATCGTCCAGACCGGGCGCCCGAATCTGGCGCTGCTCCCTCCACCCACTGAGATTTTTGGGATTGAGGTCTTCGCGGGAAGCGCGCGAGTGCCTCTCGAGTACGGGGGGGAGGGCGAGGAGCGCTACTGCGGGTTGATCGCGATCTGGACGAAATAG
- a CDS encoding 2-oxoacid:acceptor oxidoreductase family protein, which produces MPPADLRPSASTAARTKPKYPGIRVTCSGNQLVTQYVETRVTEGGVFYPITPSTEGGEIYQASFASGELNVWGQQKVAAETEGEHAAQGGATAYAVTGRRTVNFTSGQGLVYAMEQYYHAPGKLSTMVLQVGARALTKHALNVHCGHDDIYSALDTGWTMLMARDAQQAADQSIILRKVAELALNPGMNIQDGMLTTHSERMYLAPEAEFLREYLGGSDDQIESPTPAQRELFGPMRRRVPQMMDLKNPVLLGPVQNQEHHMNGVVARRNNFNEHILPMLGEAYEEFGRLTGRHYGFVSEYKTDDAETVFVSLGCAAENIEAACDYLRDQRNAKVGSIHINVIRPFPEDAVVNALRGKKNVIILERTDEGLAGDNPLARDIRVALGKANEVTKFGGAHAALTPAETPRLFRGAYGIGSRDFRPEHTIGAYEFATGVSRRTDGRGADDGETFFVLGVDHPYAVISKDTPSLLPDGAIAVRFHSIGGWGMITTGKNLGSIIGDFGQFISEQTPTYEEDGTLTEKLFVMANPKYGSEKKGAPTNYYLTVAPSQIKVNCELNHVDVVLCCDPKAFTHTNPLEGLKRGGSLVWESSEAPDVAWQRIPAKHRQFVRDNNIRVFILPGFDIARKATDQTELQLRMQGNSFLGAFFRVSPFLKTFGISEAQFQDVVHKQYVKKFARFGDAVVTSNMTVMNEGFAGVTEITIGREDEPDRSSMRNPLLAPIGDHYFPPTAGCGSCGGGGVPMPVTQLARAPFQTIAKFDSEFRAGLEYHQPASALASVGVMGAGTGATQSKYVARRETPVYIAENCTQCMECISVCPDTALPNTAQEVTTVLRTAVNNYVTDTAERRALVSELSGIEQRARVKMNESVKAKSNVPFKDIIRDEVTALTSVSDHAKAEFTGIIDKLPMSYSNVPAIFRTVETKSPGAGGLFSIFVSDLCKGCGECVQVCGDHDALRMTRETEELNADLTTAQVFSRLLPDTPQKYLGLYNDDDIAGSRDATLRNHLMVRRNYEALVSGDGACAGCGEKSILRSVASVTEAYMRPLYHKKADRLRAKAVRLAAEGADKLAALKARSDAEYRLFRTTFAHVIVGLGGENDADTAQRIADYEATHGAITDEQLVHGLVAVLNQDAFNHKELQSVDGRRANGMSVMMMGASTGCNTVYGSTPPGNPHPYPWMNSLFQDGATISWLMAESVIVAHANRSVSPERLADALLDRTERVMTEEDYFTLTHLDDALMTEQEIRELPKIWVVGGDGALGDIGFQNVSKVILQNRPNVKIMMLDTQVYSNTGGQNSDSSTMLGGYDMNQFGVASQGKLIEKKNVAEAFTSGHGSPYVAQVSMANAAKLYKALIEGLEYRGTAFFQSYTTCQPEHGVGDNMSADQAKMVRDARGMPEFVFNPRRGETSQEAFDLKGNPSIDRDWWRTKYASTGEEYSFGVGHWALTEGRFRKHLKAITEADAATLTPFDDMLYFVTQDDVIHRRVFDKAHRSFVPNFGCYIKVETGGAFKFYAVSRQMVLFAVERRKAWRMLQSKAGVTNKDYLAQKSFLAKIDKGELSVSDAKANVRERVSAELAAVH; this is translated from the coding sequence ATGCCTCCAGCCGATCTGCGCCCTAGTGCCTCCACTGCCGCGCGTACGAAGCCCAAGTACCCCGGCATCCGGGTCACCTGCAGCGGAAATCAGCTCGTTACGCAATACGTCGAGACACGCGTCACCGAAGGTGGTGTCTTCTACCCGATCACGCCGTCGACCGAGGGGGGCGAGATCTATCAGGCCTCCTTCGCATCGGGGGAGTTGAATGTCTGGGGTCAGCAGAAGGTGGCGGCCGAAACCGAGGGTGAGCACGCCGCGCAGGGGGGGGCCACGGCCTACGCCGTCACCGGTCGGCGCACGGTGAATTTCACCTCGGGGCAGGGCCTCGTGTATGCGATGGAGCAGTACTATCACGCGCCGGGCAAGCTCTCCACGATGGTGCTGCAGGTGGGCGCCCGTGCACTCACCAAGCATGCGCTGAACGTCCATTGCGGCCACGACGATATCTACTCGGCGCTCGACACCGGCTGGACCATGCTGATGGCGCGCGACGCCCAGCAGGCCGCTGATCAGAGCATCATCCTGCGGAAGGTCGCTGAACTGGCGCTCAATCCCGGCATGAACATTCAGGACGGCATGCTCACCACCCACAGTGAGCGGATGTATCTCGCGCCGGAGGCGGAATTCCTCCGCGAGTATCTGGGGGGGTCTGACGATCAGATCGAGAGTCCCACCCCCGCGCAACGCGAGCTCTTCGGGCCGATGCGCCGCCGTGTCCCGCAGATGATGGATCTCAAGAATCCGGTGCTGCTGGGTCCTGTGCAGAACCAGGAACACCACATGAACGGTGTGGTGGCGCGCCGGAACAACTTCAACGAGCATATCCTGCCGATGCTCGGGGAGGCCTATGAGGAATTCGGGAGACTCACGGGACGTCACTACGGCTTCGTCAGCGAGTACAAGACCGACGACGCGGAGACGGTGTTCGTCTCCCTGGGATGTGCCGCCGAGAATATCGAGGCGGCGTGCGATTACCTGCGCGACCAGCGCAACGCCAAGGTCGGCTCGATCCACATCAACGTGATTCGCCCCTTTCCCGAAGACGCCGTCGTCAACGCGCTGCGCGGGAAGAAGAACGTCATCATTCTCGAACGCACCGACGAAGGACTGGCCGGCGACAACCCGCTCGCGCGCGACATCCGCGTCGCGTTGGGCAAGGCCAACGAGGTCACGAAATTCGGCGGCGCGCACGCGGCGCTCACCCCCGCCGAGACGCCGCGGCTGTTCCGTGGCGCGTATGGCATTGGTTCGCGCGACTTCCGGCCTGAGCACACCATTGGCGCGTATGAGTTTGCCACGGGAGTGTCGCGCCGTACTGACGGCCGCGGCGCCGACGACGGCGAGACGTTCTTTGTGCTCGGCGTCGATCATCCGTATGCGGTGATCAGCAAGGATACGCCCTCGCTGCTGCCGGACGGCGCCATCGCCGTGCGGTTCCACTCGATTGGCGGGTGGGGCATGATCACCACGGGAAAGAATCTCGGGTCGATCATCGGCGACTTCGGTCAGTTCATTTCCGAGCAGACGCCCACTTACGAGGAGGACGGGACGCTCACCGAGAAGCTGTTCGTGATGGCGAATCCGAAGTACGGATCGGAGAAGAAGGGCGCGCCCACGAACTATTATCTGACCGTGGCGCCGTCGCAGATCAAGGTGAACTGCGAACTGAACCATGTGGACGTGGTGCTGTGCTGCGATCCGAAGGCCTTCACGCATACGAATCCGCTGGAAGGGCTGAAGCGCGGTGGTTCGCTGGTGTGGGAATCCAGCGAAGCCCCTGATGTCGCCTGGCAACGCATTCCGGCGAAGCACCGCCAGTTCGTGCGGGACAACAACATCCGGGTGTTTATCCTGCCGGGATTTGACATTGCGCGGAAAGCCACCGATCAGACCGAACTGCAGTTGCGGATGCAGGGCAATTCCTTTCTCGGCGCGTTCTTCCGTGTCTCGCCGTTCCTGAAGACGTTCGGGATTTCCGAGGCGCAGTTCCAGGACGTGGTGCACAAGCAGTATGTCAAGAAGTTCGCCCGGTTCGGCGATGCCGTGGTCACGTCGAACATGACCGTGATGAACGAAGGATTTGCCGGGGTCACGGAAATCACGATCGGTCGGGAAGACGAGCCCGATCGTTCCTCGATGCGCAATCCGCTACTGGCGCCCATCGGGGACCATTATTTCCCGCCCACGGCCGGGTGCGGCTCCTGTGGCGGTGGCGGCGTCCCGATGCCGGTCACGCAATTGGCGCGCGCCCCGTTTCAGACCATTGCGAAGTTCGATTCGGAGTTCCGCGCCGGTCTCGAGTATCACCAACCCGCCAGCGCCCTGGCGTCGGTTGGCGTGATGGGTGCGGGAACCGGTGCGACCCAGTCCAAGTACGTGGCCCGCCGCGAAACGCCGGTGTACATCGCGGAGAACTGCACGCAGTGCATGGAGTGCATTTCGGTCTGTCCCGATACGGCGCTGCCCAACACGGCGCAGGAGGTCACGACCGTCCTGCGCACGGCGGTCAACAACTACGTCACGGATACGGCCGAGCGTCGCGCGTTGGTGAGCGAACTGTCGGGCATCGAGCAGCGCGCCCGCGTGAAGATGAACGAGTCGGTCAAGGCGAAGAGCAACGTGCCGTTCAAGGACATCATCCGCGACGAAGTCACGGCGCTCACGTCGGTCTCTGACCACGCCAAGGCCGAATTCACGGGCATCATCGACAAGCTGCCGATGTCGTACAGCAATGTTCCCGCCATCTTCCGCACCGTCGAGACCAAGTCGCCGGGCGCCGGCGGGCTGTTCTCCATTTTTGTGTCGGATCTCTGCAAGGGGTGCGGCGAGTGCGTGCAGGTGTGCGGTGACCACGATGCGCTGCGCATGACACGCGAGACCGAGGAACTGAACGCCGACCTCACCACCGCGCAGGTGTTCTCCCGGTTGCTGCCCGACACGCCGCAGAAGTATCTCGGACTGTACAACGACGACGACATTGCCGGCTCACGTGACGCGACGCTGCGCAATCACCTCATGGTGCGGCGTAATTACGAGGCGCTGGTGTCCGGTGACGGCGCGTGCGCCGGGTGCGGTGAGAAGAGCATCCTGCGATCGGTCGCCAGCGTGACCGAGGCGTACATGCGCCCGCTCTATCACAAGAAGGCCGATCGCCTGCGAGCCAAGGCCGTGCGCCTGGCCGCGGAAGGCGCAGACAAGCTGGCGGCGCTCAAGGCGCGCAGTGACGCCGAGTATCGCCTGTTCCGCACCACGTTCGCGCATGTGATTGTCGGACTGGGCGGTGAAAACGATGCCGACACGGCGCAGCGCATTGCCGACTATGAGGCGACGCACGGCGCGATCACCGACGAACAGCTCGTGCACGGGCTGGTGGCGGTGCTCAATCAGGACGCCTTCAACCACAAGGAGTTGCAGTCGGTGGACGGCCGTCGCGCCAACGGCATGTCCGTGATGATGATGGGTGCCAGCACCGGCTGCAACACGGTGTACGGATCCACGCCGCCGGGCAATCCGCATCCGTATCCGTGGATGAACTCCCTGTTTCAGGACGGTGCGACCATTTCCTGGCTGATGGCGGAATCGGTGATTGTGGCGCATGCGAACCGGTCGGTGTCACCGGAGCGGCTGGCGGATGCGCTGCTCGACCGGACCGAGCGCGTGATGACCGAGGAGGACTACTTCACGCTGACGCATCTGGACGACGCGCTGATGACCGAGCAGGAAATCCGCGAGCTCCCGAAGATCTGGGTGGTTGGCGGCGACGGCGCCCTGGGCGATATCGGCTTCCAGAATGTGTCCAAGGTGATCCTGCAGAATCGGCCGAACGTGAAGATCATGATGCTCGACACGCAGGTGTATTCCAACACCGGCGGACAGAACTCCGATTCGTCCACGATGCTGGGTGGCTATGACATGAACCAGTTCGGCGTGGCGTCCCAGGGCAAGCTGATCGAGAAGAAGAATGTGGCCGAGGCGTTCACCAGCGGACACGGGTCGCCGTATGTGGCGCAGGTGTCCATGGCCAACGCCGCGAAGCTCTACAAGGCGCTCATCGAGGGGCTGGAGTACCGGGGCACCGCGTTCTTCCAGAGCTACACCACGTGTCAGCCCGAACATGGCGTCGGCGACAACATGAGCGCCGATCAGGCGAAGATGGTGCGCGACGCGCGTGGCATGCCGGAATTCGTGTTCAATCCGCGTCGCGGGGAAACGTCGCAGGAGGCGTTTGATCTCAAGGGCAACCCGAGCATCGACCGCGATTGGTGGCGCACGAAATACGCCAGCACCGGCGAGGAGTACAGCTTTGGCGTCGGGCACTGGGCCCTCACGGAAGGCCGCTTCCGCAAGCACCTCAAGGCCATCACGGAGGCCGACGCCGCGACGTTGACGCCGTTTGATGACATGCTGTACTTCGTCACGCAGGATGACGTGATTCACCGGCGGGTGTTCGACAAGGCGCACCGCAGCTTTGTGCCGAACTTCGGATGCTATATCAAGGTTGAGACCGGTGGCGCCTTCAAGTTCTACGCGGTGTCGCGACAGATGGTGTTGTTTGCCGTCGAGCGCCGCAAGGCGTGGCGCATGCTGCAGAGCAAGGCCGGCGTGACCAACAAGGACTACCTTGCCCAGAAGTCCTTCCTCGCGAAGATCGACAAGGGCGAGCTGTCGGTGTCGGATGCGAAGGCCAACGTGCGGGAGCGCGTGTCGGCGGAATTGGCGGCCGTGCACTAA
- a CDS encoding glycogen synthase → MTSPAMPTPNFSPPVPSSTSSDAPTIVHLTSEYSPFARSGGLAEAVMGLANYQVRSGATVVVFVPLYRTVRDFAPDLAPLGRPIRIDLGFQGEEVRFFREVHPSPGPKVVFVDIPEYFNRLGLYGEGGRDYADNARRFALFSRAVLDAIPRLIAGPLLIHAHDWHTSLALMYMRSYAGLRERYLSTPTVLSVHNAGYQGHFPSSQLNECGIPPELFTFRHVEWYDKINFLKAGLTFADMVVTVSPTHASELRTPGGGFGLQEVFQWLGDRFTGIINGIDQSVWDPAHDDQITANYTRDDPTTNKAKCKAALQRSFGLPQRRRTPLFGMTGRMVTQKGLDLILNSHLVRNLDAQFVFLGAGESRYERALLQLAAARPRHVGVQLDFTDRLEHRLMAGADMFLMPSQYEPCGLTQMRAQRYGALPIGRRVGGIADTVDDDVTGFLFDEYTAGAMDWAISRALVRFSDPASWEPRMATAMHRDFGWERTAERYAHLYRRARAIARHRG, encoded by the coding sequence ATGACTTCCCCGGCAATGCCCACGCCGAACTTCAGTCCGCCGGTGCCATCATCGACGAGCAGCGACGCGCCCACCATAGTGCACCTGACGTCCGAGTACAGTCCGTTTGCGCGGAGCGGCGGACTGGCCGAGGCCGTCATGGGATTGGCGAACTATCAGGTGCGCTCGGGCGCCACGGTCGTGGTCTTTGTGCCGCTGTATCGCACGGTCCGCGATTTTGCACCCGATCTCGCGCCCCTCGGTCGGCCCATCCGGATTGATCTCGGGTTCCAAGGGGAAGAAGTGCGGTTCTTCCGCGAGGTGCATCCGTCGCCGGGCCCCAAGGTGGTTTTTGTGGACATCCCCGAGTATTTCAACCGCCTCGGGTTGTATGGCGAGGGCGGTCGGGATTACGCCGACAATGCACGCCGGTTTGCCCTGTTTTCGCGAGCCGTGCTCGATGCCATTCCGCGCCTGATTGCCGGACCCCTGCTGATTCATGCGCACGATTGGCACACGTCGCTGGCGCTCATGTACATGCGCTCCTATGCCGGACTGCGCGAACGCTATCTCAGCACGCCGACGGTGCTGTCCGTGCACAATGCGGGCTATCAGGGGCATTTCCCGTCGTCGCAGTTGAACGAGTGCGGCATTCCGCCGGAACTCTTCACATTCCGGCACGTCGAGTGGTACGACAAGATCAATTTTCTCAAGGCCGGACTGACGTTCGCCGACATGGTCGTCACCGTCAGTCCCACCCACGCCTCGGAACTGCGCACGCCCGGCGGCGGATTTGGCCTGCAGGAGGTCTTTCAGTGGTTGGGAGACCGTTTCACCGGCATCATCAACGGCATCGACCAATCGGTGTGGGATCCCGCGCACGACGATCAGATCACGGCCAACTACACGCGCGACGACCCGACCACCAACAAAGCCAAGTGCAAGGCGGCGCTGCAGCGCTCCTTTGGGCTGCCACAGCGTCGTCGCACCCCGCTGTTCGGCATGACCGGACGCATGGTGACGCAGAAGGGTCTCGATCTCATTCTCAATTCGCACCTCGTGCGAAACCTCGATGCCCAGTTCGTCTTCCTGGGCGCCGGTGAAAGCCGTTACGAGCGCGCGCTGCTGCAACTGGCGGCCGCACGCCCGCGTCACGTCGGCGTGCAACTCGACTTCACCGACCGGCTGGAACACCGCCTGATGGCGGGCGCCGACATGTTCCTCATGCCGTCGCAGTATGAACCGTGCGGACTCACGCAGATGCGCGCCCAGCGGTACGGGGCGTTGCCAATCGGTCGACGCGTGGGGGGGATTGCGGATACCGTCGACGACGACGTGACCGGATTTCTCTTCGACGAATACACCGCCGGCGCCATGGACTGGGCGATATCGCGCGCGTTGGTGCGCTTCTCCGATCCGGCCAGCTGGGAGCCGCGCATGGCCACCGCGATGCATCGCGACTTCGGGTGGGAACGAACGGCGGAACGCTACGCGCACCTGTACCGCCGCGCGCGCGCGATCGCCAGGCACCGCGGCTGA
- a CDS encoding DUF3536 domain-containing protein produces MHHVVVHAHCYQPPREDPWLETVETEPSAAPDHDWNARIDRECYARLAQAEVRQRHAGATVGDPDAPSGIARLVNLYAWCTFDVGATLCEWLEREAPDTLRAMIDGDAASVRRWGHGNAIAAPYHHVILPLASLRDRRTEVRWGIADFQRRFGRTPEGMWLPECAADDETLDVLAQEGIRFTILAPYQVQTAGETHGLPVRWRGAHGRTLTILPYDGGLAGEVAFGGLLRNPTALAQRLAPAIADGQPRCTTLATDGETFGHHHKNGDRTLALAMALIAQRPDARLINAAAMVAMHAPTQDAHLVSPSSWSCAHGIERWRSNCGCRIDHGKPAAQQWRGPLREALSALAQQSDALFEQEGRSLFADDPWHVRDAYGTVVATDGAPLRRFVRGQTRADLDAVGVQRAQQLLEMQRATLRLFTSCAWFFDEVERIETRQVLRYAARVLELSGFAAQLEPELIQGLDRARAGPDLLSAGALFVRDAAPYQHAAWRIAAGAMAMVAAGYPCPQVAAYDITHAPSPSAAFPHATTLVHRRTGRVSRVIGRVTGLGPSRCVTVKDAAADMHDERVVAVHEMPESIATVLLRAHVLDDAALTG; encoded by the coding sequence GTGCATCACGTCGTCGTTCACGCGCACTGCTACCAGCCACCGCGGGAAGATCCCTGGCTGGAAACCGTGGAAACCGAACCGTCGGCCGCGCCGGATCACGACTGGAACGCGCGCATCGATCGGGAGTGCTACGCACGACTGGCGCAGGCCGAGGTCCGTCAGCGTCATGCGGGCGCGACGGTCGGCGATCCCGATGCGCCGTCGGGCATTGCGCGTCTGGTCAACTTGTATGCCTGGTGCACCTTCGATGTCGGTGCCACGCTCTGCGAATGGCTGGAGCGCGAAGCGCCCGACACGCTGCGCGCGATGATCGACGGCGACGCGGCCAGCGTACGCCGATGGGGGCATGGCAATGCCATCGCGGCACCGTATCACCATGTGATTCTTCCGCTGGCCTCGCTGCGCGACCGTCGCACCGAAGTGCGATGGGGGATCGCGGATTTTCAGCGGCGCTTTGGTCGCACGCCCGAAGGCATGTGGCTCCCGGAATGCGCGGCGGATGACGAGACACTCGACGTGCTGGCGCAGGAAGGCATCCGGTTCACCATTCTGGCGCCATACCAGGTGCAGACGGCCGGTGAGACCCACGGGCTGCCAGTGCGCTGGCGCGGAGCCCACGGCCGAACCCTCACGATCCTGCCGTACGATGGCGGACTGGCTGGTGAGGTGGCGTTCGGCGGATTGCTGCGCAACCCGACAGCGCTCGCGCAACGACTGGCCCCCGCCATTGCCGATGGGCAGCCACGCTGTACCACGCTCGCCACCGACGGCGAAACGTTTGGTCATCACCACAAGAACGGCGACCGGACCCTGGCGTTGGCCATGGCCCTGATTGCCCAGCGCCCCGATGCGCGACTGATCAACGCGGCGGCGATGGTCGCGATGCACGCTCCGACACAGGACGCGCACCTGGTCTCGCCGTCCTCGTGGAGTTGCGCGCACGGGATCGAGCGCTGGCGCAGCAACTGCGGTTGTCGCATTGACCACGGCAAGCCGGCGGCCCAGCAATGGCGAGGCCCGCTGCGCGAGGCCCTTTCGGCCCTCGCGCAGCAGAGTGACGCGCTGTTTGAACAGGAAGGACGTTCCCTGTTTGCGGACGACCCGTGGCATGTGCGTGATGCCTACGGGACCGTCGTGGCGACGGACGGTGCGCCGTTGCGACGCTTCGTGCGCGGCCAGACCCGGGCAGACCTCGACGCGGTCGGCGTGCAGCGTGCGCAGCAACTGCTCGAGATGCAGCGGGCCACGCTGCGGCTGTTCACGTCCTGCGCGTGGTTCTTCGACGAGGTGGAGCGCATTGAGACGCGGCAGGTGCTGCGCTACGCAGCGCGCGTGTTGGAGTTGTCAGGGTTCGCAGCCCAGTTGGAACCGGAACTGATCCAGGGACTGGATCGGGCGCGGGCCGGCCCGGATTTGTTATCGGCGGGCGCGCTGTTCGTGCGCGACGCCGCGCCCTATCAGCACGCGGCCTGGCGAATCGCGGCCGGCGCCATGGCGATGGTCGCCGCCGGCTATCCCTGCCCGCAGGTGGCGGCGTATGACATCACGCACGCGCCGTCGCCGTCCGCCGCCTTCCCGCACGCCACGACGCTTGTCCATCGGCGCACCGGCCGCGTGAGCCGGGTGATCGGCCGTGTCACCGGCCTGGGTCCGTCACGGTGCGTCACCGTGAAAGATGCTGCGGCAGACATGCACGACGAGCGGGTTGTCGCCGTGCACGAAATGCCGGAATCCATTGCCACCGTCCTGCTGCGCGCCCACGTCCTGGATGATGCCGCGCTGACCGGCTGA